The Blastocatellia bacterium genome contains the following window.
CGTACGCCTATTTGCTCAAGCCCTTTGAGGATCGGCAGCTTCATATCACGATCGAGATGGCTCTCTACAAGCACCGCATGGAGAAGAAGATCAAAGAGAGCGAACGATGGCTGGCCGCCGTCCTCCGCAGCATTGACGATGGCGTGATTGCGACCGATCTTCAAGGGCTCATCACCTACATGAACACCGTGGCTGAAGTTCAAACCGGGTGGCGACAGCAGGAAGCGGTGGGCAAAGACCTGACCGAGGTCTTCACCCTGCGCAACGGCAAGGTTGTCGTGGCCGAAAGCCCTGCGCTCCGCGCCATGCGGGAGGGGACGATCATTGGTCAATCCCGAACAGTCACACTCGTTTCCCGCGAGGGCTCGGAAATACCGATTGATTACACGGCCTCGCCGATTAAAGACGAGAAAGGCAATATCCTCGGCGCGGTCATCGTCTTCCGCGATGTCACCGAACGGCGTCACGCCGAGGAACTCCTCATGCAGTCGGCGGAACGGTATCGCGCCCTCGTGGAGACATCGAGCGATATTGTCTTCACGCTGTCCCGCGACGGGAAAGTCATATCGCTGAATCCGGCGTTCGAGACGCTCACCGGCTGGACGAGAAAAGAATGGATGGGGCGGCCTTTCGCCGACATCATTCATCCTCCTGACCTCCCCCTGGCGATGGAATTCCTTCAACGGGTGCTGCATGAGGCCACGCCGCTCGGATGCGAGTTTCGCATCATCTCCCGTTCAGGTGAGCCGGTCGCCATGGAGTTCATGGCCACGCCCCACTTCCGCGAAGGAAAAGTCAGCGGCATCTGGGGAATCGGTCGGCATGCCACCGCAGTACGGCGGGTCGAGGAACCCGTGCGCCGATGACGCGATCTCCCCTCGATTGCACGGGGAGCGAGATCGGGCCATCAGGGGCGAGACTTCTTTGTCCCTTACGCCGGTGCTGGAATCCCCCGTCGCACGGCATCCAGGTTGCCGGCAAACAGTTCGGGTCAACCGCGCCGCAGCCTTCTTTTCGCCGACCGGAGGCGTCAAACGCTCGTCACTGTGTTGGCGGCTTGGGAGATCCCCGATGGCAGGTGTAACAGTTGATCTTGCCGCCGAGGAATTTGCTGTTGAGTTCCTTGACCATTTCGATCATGCGGCGGCTCGTCTCCTTCATGGGGTGATCCTCCCGGTCGTACGCGTCAGGGACGTGACAGTAGTTGCAATCAACCCCGAGTGATTGATTGAAAATCTCCATGATGGGCGTAATCTCGCTTGCGGGAATGCCGCGCAGAACCTTGATGTTTTTGTAGGCCTGTTCGGCAGTTTGCCCCCGTACGGCTCGCCGCTCAAGCGGGGGCAGGGGAGGAGGGACGCGACCGATCCCGGATCCAGCAATCCCTCCACCTGCCGTATCAATGGGAGGATGACCGGGTGGAAGTTGTGCTGTGGCCTGGGGATTCCCGACGGGAGAGGCCCCACTCATCTGCTCCCGCTCAAGCGCATTCGTGGCAAAAAAGCCGATCACAAACCCAAGGATCACGCCACCCAGACCATAAGCCACGTCTCCCCATGTCAGCGACTGCGTTCCTGGATTAGCCATAGCTGTGTGCCTCCCGCCCCCGTCGTTGAATGCTTGTTACTCAGCCCCGGAGTCTCCGGTCCTTTAGTTACCTGTCGAGGGCGATGACAGGATCATCCGCCTTGCCGTTTCTCTCGCTCGGCCACCAGTTGATTGGCCAGCAGCAGGCTCTCGAATGTTCCGGCATCCGTCCACCACCCGTCGAGTATATCGTAGGTCAGTTCGCCCCGTTCGAGATAAGCGTTATTGACGTCGGTGATCTCCAGCTCCCCACGCGGACTCGGCTTAAGCGTGCGAATGATGTCGAAGACTTTCTCGTCGTAGAAATAAATGCCGGTGACGGCGTATGGCGAGCCCGGCCGGCTCGGTTTCTCTTCGATGCGCACGATCCGGCCGTTTTCGATCACGGGAACACCGAACCGGGTGGGGTCGGGAACTTCTTTGAGGATGATCTTGGCACCGGACCCCTGACGCAAATAGCTCTCGACATAGGGGGTGATGGACTTCTCGATGATGTTATCGCCCAGAATGACGCAGATCAGATCGCCATCGGCGAAATGCTCGGCCAGGTGTAGAGCATCGGCGATTCCACCTTCGCCCTGCTGATAGGTATAGTGCAGATGTTTCAGGCCGAACTCGCGTCCATTCCCCAGAAGGCGGAGGAAATCGCCGGCGTTGTTGCCACCGGTCACGATCATGATGTCGCGGATGCCGGCTTCCACCAGAGTCTGCAACGGATAATAGATCATCGGCTTGTTGTAGATAGGCAACAGGTGCTTGTTGGTCACCTTCGTCAGCGGATAAAGCCTGGTGCCAAGTCCGCCGGCCAAAATCACTCCTTTAATCGTTCGTGCCATCGCCTGTCCTCTCGTGTCCGTATCTCGGTCGGCCCGCAATCCGGCGCTTTCGACCGTGCGAGATTGTGTCATGCCCGGGCCTCTTTGGTAAAGAGGAGAGATGAGGGCAGAAGTTCTTCATCGTGAGCCCAAAAGCACCCGGGCCGAACTCTCCCGTGTGGAGGCACCTGGCGCACGCTCTCAATTTCAAGAGATTGGCCGTTAGTAACAACTATGCCAAGGCCCTGGCTTTTTGAAGATAAGAGGTTGTTGTGATGAGGGGCATGCGCTTGACAGCAATGGCCGTGAAATCTAAAATGCGTTTCGCTTGAAACCCAAGTAACAAAGGCTAAGGAGGACGTTGGTGTATGTGCGAAAAGGGCGATTGTCTCCGCAGACTTTTCCTTCATCTCTCGGTGGGATTTGTTCTCATCATTGTCCTGGCTGTGACCGGGACTGGCCAGACCGGGATGAGCCGGATCACGGGAACGGTCACAGATCCGACGGGGGCCGTGATCGAAGGCGCTACCGTGACGGCCAAGAACGAGGCCACCGGGGTGCAGTATAAAGCGACGACGACATCGGCGGGTACCTATGCCATCGAATCGGTGCCCGTGGGGAGTTACACGATCACGGTCGAAGCTCCCGGATTTCGGACCTTCACCAGTTCGGGCAACGTGGTCAATGTCGGGGCGGCGCTGGTGGTGAATGCGCAACTTCAGGTGGGGCAAGCCACAGAGGTCATCGAAGTCGTGGGAGCCTACGAGCGGGTGGAAACGACCCATGCGATGATCAGTGATGTTGTGACCCGGCGGGCCGTGGCCGACCTGCCGCTGAACGGCCGGAATCCGCTCAGCTTGATCGTGCTTCAACCGGGTCTGGTTCAGCGAACGACCAATTCCGCCGGCTCGGGAACGCATGTCTTCGGCTCGCGGGATCGGGCTCACAACGTCACGGTGGACGGCATTGATGCCAACGAATCGTCGGTGCCGAATCCGCAAAGCAATATTCTCCGGCTGAATCCCGATAACGTTCAGGAATATCGCGTGGTCACTCACAACGCCACGCCCGAATATGGGCGCAACAGTGGGGCCAACGTCTCGATCGCCACGCGGTCGGGAACGAACGAATATCATGCCGATCTCTTTTACTTCCATCGCAACACTGTCCTGAATGCCAACGAATTCTTTAACAAAGCCGAGGGTCAGCCGAAACCCGTTCTCCTCCTCCATCAATTCGGCGCAGCCGGAGGTGGACCCATCACCAAGAATAAGACCTTTTTCTTTGCCAGCTATCAGGGAAATCGCATCATGCAAACGCAACCGATCGCCAAGGCGTTTGGCACGCCGCTGGCTTATACGGCCACCATGCGCTCGGGAATCTACCGATTCGTGCGGGGCGCCATTACCGTAGATGGCGTGACCGTGACGAGAAACTCCCCGTTGCTCGTTGATGCATCGGGAAATCTCAAGCCGGGGGTGCCCGTCTGTGGCGGATCGGTCACGACAAATTGCGTGGACTCGTACAACATCTTTGATCCGCGCAACGATCCCCGGGGGATCGGACCGGATCCTGTGATTCGCTCGCTCATCAATCAATTCCCCCTTCCGAACACGTTCTCGGTCGGCGATGGGTTGAACATCGGCGGTTTCGTCTGGAATCCTCCCTCGCGCTTTGTTGGCCCCAACAGTCTGGTTCGTGTTGATCACAAGTTTTCCGAGAATCACACCATGTTCGGCCGATTCATCTGGTCGGATTGGGACACCAAAGAGGGAGATTTCTTGAACGCGCGACCGCAAGTCTTCCCCGGCTTCCCGCCGATGGGGGAGGTCTTTCGCAGCAATCAGAATCTGGCCATCAGCTACCGCAGCGTGCTGAGCGATCGCACGGTCAATGAATTCACGACCGGTTTCAATCGCTTTCGCTTCTTCTTCACCTGGGGCGAGTCGAATCCGAACTTTGGCGACTTCACGAAAGTTCCTCCCTATGGCCAGGAGTGTGCTGGGACAAACTCGTTTCGCAATATTGATACGCCGTTCTGCAACACTCCTCACACGGCCCGGGCGGTGTCTACGATCCAGTTCATTGACAATTTGAGTTATGTCCGGGGCTCACACACCATACGCACAGGGATCAATTTCCGCTTCTATCGGCACAACGACAGTCGCGGGTTTGCCGGAGGTCGTAACATCAGTCCGAATATCTTCTTCGATCAGAGTCTGCGACGCAGCGGGTTTTTGAATCTGCCACCAGTTGGAGGCGGCGCCGATCAAATAGATGCCAGCGACAATACCATTCTCCAGAATGCGCTGGTGGAGTGGGCTGGCATCGTGGCGGGGGTGGATCAAGCCTTCGCCGCCGACTTGAAAGGGAATTCCTTCCCGCCAGGAATCCTGCAAGTGCTCGGAACGCGGGCGAAGCAGTTCAATTTCTATGCCCAGGATGAGTGGCGGATCCGTCGTAATCTGACGATGACCTATGGCGTCCGATGGGAATTGAATCTCCCGATGAAGGACTGCTGTGATCGCGTCTTCGTTCCTGATAAGCCGATTGACGGATCGCAAGGACCGATCACGTTCGTTGCACGGGATCGGTGGTATGAGCGCACGAACTGGAGGGCCTTCGGTCCACGGGTGAGCTTCGCCTGGTCACCGTGGGGCGAAAAAACCGTTTTTCGTCTCGGCTACGGGTTGGCCTTCGATCCGATTTCAACCTTCCAGGTGACGGCGATCGGGGGAATGGTCCCGGGGTCGGCGCTCGACTGTCGCATGCGGCTGAGCGATACGCCGACCGGCGTGCAGGCAACGATCACGACCGGCTGCAGCATCCCGGCCAATATTGATCGGCGCATCGGTCAGGGCTTCCCGCTTCAACTGCCGACGCCGACGGCCCGACCGAGCGAATTGTTCAGTCCTCCGGCGCAACCCCTCGGTGTGGCACCCAATACGGGGGCGTTCGATCCGAACTTGAAGCTGCCCGCCGTCCATGAGTGGAGCCTCACCATCCAACGCGAACTGCCCGGGAACATGGTCGTTCAGGTCGGCTACATCGGCAAGCGAGGAACACATCTGTTCCGCGCGTATGATCTGAACCAGATTCGCACGGACCAACCCGGTTTCAAAGAATCATTCCTGATCGCGCAAGAGAATCTGCGGAAAGGCTGCCGTCCGGACGGAACAGGATGTCCGGCGGGCGTGACCGGGGTCACTCCGACGCTGCTCTTGCAGCTCACGGGGAGCACTCCGGGAGACCCACGCTCGTTCTTGAACTCCTCGACGACGCAGACCAATCTGCTGCGCAATGGCCTGGGTGACCTGGCCGTGCGGATTGATTCGTTGACCGGTGCATCGTGGATCGTCAATCGAGGCTTCCCGGCCAACTACTTCCGACCCAATCCCCAGTTCAGTCAGATCTTCTATTTCGATTCCGGTGGCGATTCCTACTACCACGGGATGATCGTGCAACTGCGTCGGCGGTTTGAGAAGGGATTGGATCTGGGATTCTCCTACACCTTGTCCAAGTCCATTGACAATATGTCGGTGGATCCCGTCGGCGCTGCCTCCGGCGGAGGCCTGAGCACGACCAATTCCCGCACGCCCACCGATGTGCGAAACTTCCGATTGGATCGAAGCTTGTCGGATTTCGACAATCGTCACGTCTTCGTCGTGCATGGTCTGTATGATCTTCCGTTCGGACGAGGGCGCACCTGGGGAGGAAATTGGCCGGGCGTCGTCAATCATATTCTCGGCGGGTGGACGGTGACGGGGATTTTCATCTCCCAGAGCGGCGAGCCATTCACGATCAATAGCGGCATTCGCACCGTTCACAATACGAAGCAGTCGCGGGCCGAATTACGAGGACCATTGCCCAAAGCGAAGTTACAATCGGTGGCGGGGATTCGCGGGCCGGTCGTCTTCCAGGTGACCGACCTCGATCCCAATACTAACTGCCGCCAGATCGTCGGGACGCAGAGTTTCCTCTGCATCCCGGCACCGGGCGAGTCCGGGATGGGACGAAACACCATCATCGGCCCCGGCTTCTGGAACTTCGATTTCGGCCTGATCAAGCGGATCACGCTGACCGAGCGGGTGAATCTGCAGTTCCGCGCCGAGTTCTTCAATGCCTTCAACCATCCCAACTTTGAGAATCCCCGAAATGCTTCCTCCGGCTCACCGACATTAACCAGCTCGTTGTTCGGCCAGACCTGCTGTGTGACGGCTGCAGTCCCAGCCTCGGCCACGATCATTGCTGTCGGCGAGCCCAATCGGGTGATTCAGTTCGCCTTCAAGCTCAGCTTCTAAGACGGCGCTCAGCGAAAAAGTGGGAGGTCGCCGGGTAGACCGTGAACAGAACCTCCCACTTTTTCCTTTGGGACTGCCGCAGGCAGATCTCTTTTGTGTCCGTCCTCAAAGTCGAACGTTCGTTCCCTTAGCCCTCGTGCTGGAAAGACATCTCTCCGGTGTGTCGGATGATGTGCGCGCCCAGGCCGGCTTCGGTGAGGAGTGAGGGTCCTCCGCTTCCCGGACCGTCCAAAATACGGCATGTGCCGGATTGACGAAAGCGAGGAAACGAGAGAAAGTAGTCAGGGCATTTGGTGTATTTGTGTCCAGCGGGTGGAAGGAAGCGGTCAGCATGAGGAGCTTGGGCAAAAGGCGAGGGCATGACCTTGACTCCCGAAGGTGGGCTGAGCTTGGTCTCACTGTGCTATTGCATGTTGTGATGGATAGGTCGGTGGCGCCTCACTTATCCGAGGTATCAAAATCGGGTCGAGGAGCATCAGCCCTGGATGGGAGCGGATGTGAGGAAAGGATCGGGCTGAGGCAGTATGCATGAGACGTCGTATCGGGCATCTGCCCGATGGATAGCCGGACCATGAAGTGATTCCAAAACGGTGAGGCGACTCCGCTCGAGGAGGTCGCGGGAAAAAGATCGCCGGGTGCATTCGTTGGTGGGATGGTGAAACGGGGAGCACAAAGATTGACGTTGGCACTCTTGACAGCGGAGACGGCTTATTTTTATATGAGTCATTTCGCGGCTGGAAAAGGAGGATGACTGTATGGCACTCTCGGTTGAAGAACAACTCGTGGGTATTTTGCGTGATCTTCGCATGACGGCCCCGGAAGTTGAGGGTGGAGCTGTCGTCAGCATGGACGCTCAGATCATCGCCAGCTCGTTGCCAAGCACGGTTGAAGAAGATCGCGTCTGTGCTATGAGCGCGGCCCTCTTCGGCATCGGCACTCGTGCGGCCAAAGAGCTGCACCAGGGAGATGTCGAGCAGCTTTACATCAAAGGCGAAAAAGGGTATATCCTCATCACCCACGCCGGTCAGGATGCTGTCCTCTTCGTCATGGCGTCGGCCAAGGCCAAGCTGGGAGTGATCTTCTTCGAAGTGCGGCGGGCCACTGAGGAGATCGCCCGTGTATTGGCTTATCAGCGGCCCTTATGATCTTTCCCGCCTCCGCCATCGGCGGAACCCCCCATCGGGTGTGGACGTCCGTGTCAACCAATGGGGATGACGGAGAGAACGGAGATGGTCGTCGGTAGGACCCAGCCTCCTGCCCTCAAGTCATGGCCTGGAGCTTGGAGCTGAGACCTGTTCTGAAACGACCCGAGAGCCAAATATGGCGAGATGTGAACGCCTGTTATTGCCCGTAGGGAGAACATGCAAAGAAATTTCTTACGTCCTCTTTTCTGTCCGTCTTTACGGGAGGTAGCTTCTTTCGTCCATTCCCCGGATGCCGGGACTCAGGCTGAAATGCCTCGGCGAAGGCATACCCTGCCCGAGTTCATAACCCTCAACAGATGCGCGGCAGTTGTTCGCCGCTGAGCATATCAACGATTCGCATCGCACCGATCTTACTCCGCATCGTCACCCGTCCCGAAGCATTTTCCTCCACCTGGCCAATGATGCTCGCGTTAGTGCCCAACGGATGCGAGCGCATGATGGCGAGGGCTCTATCGGCATCGCCTGGTGCAATGAAGGCGATGAAGCGTCCCTCGTTGGCCACATAGAGCGGATCGAAACCGAGAATCTCGCAGGCTCCCTGAACATCCTCTCGAACGGGGATGGCGGCTTCGTCCAAAGCGATTCCGACGCGCGCCGCTTCGGCGATCTCGACGATGGCGCTCGCCAATCCACCCCGGGTCAGGTCGCGCAGACAGTGAATTTCGACTCCCGCCTGGAGCAGTCTGATCACCAGGTCCGCCAGAGGAGCAGAATCGCTCTCGATCTCAGTCTCGAAGGCTAACCCCTCCCGCACGGCCATAATCGCAATACCATGCCGTCCGATGTCCCCATTCAGGAGAACGACATCACCCGGGCGCACGCTGGCCGGAGCAATGACAAGGTCGTGCTCGATGACTCCGATGCCCGCCGTGTTGATGAAAATGCCGTCGCCTTTGCCCTTGTCCACCACCTTCGTATCGCCGGTGACGAGCTGAACCTGGGCCGCGCGCGCGGCCTGCTGCATGGATTGGACCACACGCCAGAGCGTCTCCATCGGAAGTCCTTCTTCCAGGATGAATCCGGCGCTCAGGTAGAGCGGACGCGCACCGGACATGGCCAGATCATTCACCGTGCCGTTGACGGCCAGCGAGCCAATATCGCCGCCGGGAAAAAACAGCGGACGAACCACATAGGAATCCGTCGTGAACGCCAGCCTCACGCCATTGACGTTGACGACGGCGCTATCATGCCGCATGTCGAGGGGTGCGTTGCTAAACATCGGCATGAACATCTTCTCGATGAGTTGGTGCATCAGCTTCCCCCCACCCCCGTGAGCGAGGAGAATAGTCGGGTACTCAGCTATCGGTGTCGGACAGGTCATCATATTTTCTTCATCGCTTCTTCCTCGCCACCGGATGAAAGGTTCCAACGGATGAGAAACTCATCTCCGGATGGCTCCGGTGACTGACGCCAACTCGCCAGGCGATAGCAATATCCGTTGGCACTTTTCATCCGTTGGCAGTCGCATAATGACAGTTCTCGCTACCGGATGAAAGGTTCCAACGGATGAGAACCTCACTGGCGGACGGCTTCCGGCACGTGACGCTATCAACCGCTGGAAATATCCGTTGGCACTTTTCATCCGTTGGCGAACCTTTCATCTGTTGGGCGGACAGACAGCACGCACTTGCAGCGCCTGCCTGCCGAAGTTGATCACAATTCCTACCGGGATGCTCATCGCCCGTAAGTATGATTGCGTTTTGCCGATTTCAAACGGCCCGATCTCATCCTTGAGCGCGGTAACATAGCACAATACCCGTTCCCCCACGAGCATCCCGTCCACCGGAAAAGTACCAATCAGGGCACCTTCAAATTGTACGGGGCTCATGAGCTGGCTGTGCACGGAGAGGTGACGGTGCTCCCACTCAGCCTGTAACAGCTTGGCGCACACGGTGTCGCCGTAACCGATACCATGGGTTTTAGCGACGGCAAGGACGCCCTCTCGGATCTCGCGCAGCAGCCGTTTGTCAGCAGGTGAGAGGTTCGGTGGGATGTGGGTATAATCCTCGGAGATGACAAGGTCCTTTTCGTGAAAAGGCAACCGCTCAATCTTGGCCTTCTCCTGACCAAAGTTTACCAGCAGGCCCAATGGCTTCCGCCAGAACTTGAGGTAAGAAAGAATCTGAACGAAGTTCTCGCGAGCGAACCCAGCAGGCAGCGCCTTGAGTTCCAGGATGATCTCTCCAAAAGCAAGCAAGTCATATTGGAACGTGTGAACCACCACGTCTCGATGCTGCAGGCGCCCGGACTGCCTCGATAAAGCGGGAATGCGGCGGCTCGCGCAACAGGCAAGGAATGCTTGGTGATACGCTTCCTCCGGATACCCTACGCCAACCTCGTTGTGAACGTCAAAGATGCAGCGACGAAGGATGCGCGTTTGTTCCTCAAAAATTAATCGCATCGCTCTAGCTAGCGCACTAACGGATGAAATCCGTTGGTACTTTTCATCTGTTGGCGATCCTATGATAACAGGTCGCGCCAACGGATGAAAGGTTCCAACGGATGGGAGCCTCATCTCCGGATGGACTCCGGTGGCTGACGCCAACTCGCCAGGCGATAGCAATATCCGTTGGCACTTTTCATCCGTTGGCGATCCTATGATAACAGTTCGCGCCAACGGATGAAAGGTTCCAACGGATGGGAGCCTCATCTCCGGATGGCTCCGGTGACTGACGCCAACTCGCCAGGCGATAGCAATATCCGTTGGCACTTT
Protein-coding sequences here:
- a CDS encoding PAS domain S-box protein, which codes for IDGVEAAEQIRRRYNIPVVYLTAYADGNTLQRAKITEPYAYLLKPFEDRQLHITIEMALYKHRMEKKIKESERWLAAVLRSIDDGVIATDLQGLITYMNTVAEVQTGWRQQEAVGKDLTEVFTLRNGKVVVAESPALRAMREGTIIGQSRTVTLVSREGSEIPIDYTASPIKDEKGNILGAVIVFRDVTERRHAEELLMQSAERYRALVETSSDIVFTLSRDGKVISLNPAFETLTGWTRKEWMGRPFADIIHPPDLPLAMEFLQRVLHEATPLGCEFRIISRSGEPVAMEFMATPHFREGKVSGIWGIGRHATAVRRVEEPVRR
- a CDS encoding photosynthetic reaction center cytochrome c subunit family protein — its product is MANPGTQSLTWGDVAYGLGGVILGFVIGFFATNALEREQMSGASPVGNPQATAQLPPGHPPIDTAGGGIAGSGIGRVPPPLPPLERRAVRGQTAEQAYKNIKVLRGIPASEITPIMEIFNQSLGVDCNYCHVPDAYDREDHPMKETSRRMIEMVKELNSKFLGGKINCYTCHRGSPKPPTQ
- a CDS encoding sugar phosphate nucleotidyltransferase codes for the protein MKGVILAGGLGTRLYPLTKVTNKHLLPIYNKPMIYYPLQTLVEAGIRDIMIVTGGNNAGDFLRLLGNGREFGLKHLHYTYQQGEGGIADALHLAEHFADGDLICVILGDNIIEKSITPYVESYLRQGSGAKIILKEVPDPTRFGVPVIENGRIVRIEEKPSRPGSPYAVTGIYFYDEKVFDIIRTLKPSPRGELEITDVNNAYLERGELTYDILDGWWTDAGTFESLLLANQLVAEREKRQGG
- a CDS encoding TonB-dependent receptor, whose protein sequence is MCEKGDCLRRLFLHLSVGFVLIIVLAVTGTGQTGMSRITGTVTDPTGAVIEGATVTAKNEATGVQYKATTTSAGTYAIESVPVGSYTITVEAPGFRTFTSSGNVVNVGAALVVNAQLQVGQATEVIEVVGAYERVETTHAMISDVVTRRAVADLPLNGRNPLSLIVLQPGLVQRTTNSAGSGTHVFGSRDRAHNVTVDGIDANESSVPNPQSNILRLNPDNVQEYRVVTHNATPEYGRNSGANVSIATRSGTNEYHADLFYFHRNTVLNANEFFNKAEGQPKPVLLLHQFGAAGGGPITKNKTFFFASYQGNRIMQTQPIAKAFGTPLAYTATMRSGIYRFVRGAITVDGVTVTRNSPLLVDASGNLKPGVPVCGGSVTTNCVDSYNIFDPRNDPRGIGPDPVIRSLINQFPLPNTFSVGDGLNIGGFVWNPPSRFVGPNSLVRVDHKFSENHTMFGRFIWSDWDTKEGDFLNARPQVFPGFPPMGEVFRSNQNLAISYRSVLSDRTVNEFTTGFNRFRFFFTWGESNPNFGDFTKVPPYGQECAGTNSFRNIDTPFCNTPHTARAVSTIQFIDNLSYVRGSHTIRTGINFRFYRHNDSRGFAGGRNISPNIFFDQSLRRSGFLNLPPVGGGADQIDASDNTILQNALVEWAGIVAGVDQAFAADLKGNSFPPGILQVLGTRAKQFNFYAQDEWRIRRNLTMTYGVRWELNLPMKDCCDRVFVPDKPIDGSQGPITFVARDRWYERTNWRAFGPRVSFAWSPWGEKTVFRLGYGLAFDPISTFQVTAIGGMVPGSALDCRMRLSDTPTGVQATITTGCSIPANIDRRIGQGFPLQLPTPTARPSELFSPPAQPLGVAPNTGAFDPNLKLPAVHEWSLTIQRELPGNMVVQVGYIGKRGTHLFRAYDLNQIRTDQPGFKESFLIAQENLRKGCRPDGTGCPAGVTGVTPTLLLQLTGSTPGDPRSFLNSSTTQTNLLRNGLGDLAVRIDSLTGASWIVNRGFPANYFRPNPQFSQIFYFDSGGDSYYHGMIVQLRRRFEKGLDLGFSYTLSKSIDNMSVDPVGAASGGGLSTTNSRTPTDVRNFRLDRSLSDFDNRHVFVVHGLYDLPFGRGRTWGGNWPGVVNHILGGWTVTGIFISQSGEPFTINSGIRTVHNTKQSRAELRGPLPKAKLQSVAGIRGPVVFQVTDLDPNTNCRQIVGTQSFLCIPAPGESGMGRNTIIGPGFWNFDFGLIKRITLTERVNLQFRAEFFNAFNHPNFENPRNASSGSPTLTSSLFGQTCCVTAAVPASATIIAVGEPNRVIQFAFKLSF
- a CDS encoding roadblock/LC7 domain-containing protein, with protein sequence MALSVEEQLVGILRDLRMTAPEVEGGAVVSMDAQIIASSLPSTVEEDRVCAMSAALFGIGTRAAKELHQGDVEQLYIKGEKGYILITHAGQDAVLFVMASAKAKLGVIFFEVRRATEEIARVLAYQRPL
- the hypE gene encoding hydrogenase expression/formation protein HypE, which translates into the protein MMTCPTPIAEYPTILLAHGGGGKLMHQLIEKMFMPMFSNAPLDMRHDSAVVNVNGVRLAFTTDSYVVRPLFFPGGDIGSLAVNGTVNDLAMSGARPLYLSAGFILEEGLPMETLWRVVQSMQQAARAAQVQLVTGDTKVVDKGKGDGIFINTAGIGVIEHDLVIAPASVRPGDVVLLNGDIGRHGIAIMAVREGLAFETEIESDSAPLADLVIRLLQAGVEIHCLRDLTRGGLASAIVEIAEAARVGIALDEAAIPVREDVQGACEILGFDPLYVANEGRFIAFIAPGDADRALAIMRSHPLGTNASIIGQVEENASGRVTMRSKIGAMRIVDMLSGEQLPRIC
- a CDS encoding GxxExxY protein codes for the protein MRLIFEEQTRILRRCIFDVHNEVGVGYPEEAYHQAFLACCASRRIPALSRQSGRLQHRDVVVHTFQYDLLAFGEIILELKALPAGFARENFVQILSYLKFWRKPLGLLVNFGQEKAKIERLPFHEKDLVISEDYTHIPPNLSPADKRLLREIREGVLAVAKTHGIGYGDTVCAKLLQAEWEHRHLSVHSQLMSPVQFEGALIGTFPVDGMLVGERVLCYVTALKDEIGPFEIGKTQSYLRAMSIPVGIVINFGRQALQVRAVCPPNR